Proteins encoded together in one Caldicellulosiruptor saccharolyticus DSM 8903 window:
- a CDS encoding ISNCY-like element ISCsa7 family transposase yields the protein MTNFIKTQKQKFLKILMTIEKVIKALGLKIKSSRRGRPKKFKLSHIIACFVYKVKNKINSFRELEYKINEDEEFKKAIGIEKSPDHTYFSKWAKVIEEEYIEGIARILVREIDPQTKVCAIDSTPLRSSRGDKEAEVGVCVSLGFYNGYKLHVLATVESEVIPIVWWLTCANIHDSKVVELLYEAKIFGPEVILADAGYDCAKWFEVSDRLGMKFVAAVNKRNSKDFSNVKNILRIKNMEFLRSEEGQKLYKQRTKIERLFGKLKGEYNLEQVRLRGFRTYKKHVDWIMITYLIEVYIQKIENCKFSFKYTWNNL from the coding sequence ATGACTAATTTTATTAAAACACAAAAACAAAAATTTTTAAAGATACTTATGACAATTGAGAAAGTAATAAAAGCCTTGGGATTAAAGATAAAAAGTAGCAGGAGAGGAAGACCGAAGAAATTTAAGCTAAGCCATATAATAGCTTGTTTTGTTTACAAAGTCAAAAACAAGATAAACAGTTTCAGGGAATTAGAATACAAGATAAATGAAGATGAAGAATTTAAAAAGGCTATAGGGATAGAAAAGAGCCCCGATCATACATATTTTTCGAAATGGGCAAAAGTAATTGAAGAAGAATATATAGAAGGGATAGCAAGAATTTTAGTGAGAGAAATAGATCCGCAGACAAAAGTTTGTGCTATAGATTCTACACCTTTGAGAAGCTCGAGGGGTGACAAAGAGGCAGAAGTAGGAGTATGTGTTAGTTTAGGTTTTTACAATGGGTATAAATTACATGTGTTAGCAACAGTTGAAAGCGAGGTTATACCTATAGTATGGTGGTTGACATGTGCAAATATCCATGACAGTAAAGTAGTAGAACTTTTGTATGAAGCTAAGATATTTGGACCTGAAGTGATATTGGCAGATGCAGGTTATGATTGTGCGAAATGGTTTGAGGTGTCAGATAGACTTGGGATGAAGTTTGTAGCGGCGGTAAATAAGAGAAATAGTAAGGATTTCAGTAATGTAAAAAATATTTTGAGGATAAAAAATATGGAATTTTTAAGAAGCGAAGAAGGACAAAAGTTATATAAGCAGAGGACAAAAATAGAAAGATTATTTGGTAAGTTAAAAGGAGAATACAATTTAGAACAAGTAAGGTTAAGAGGTTTTAGAACATATAAGAAGCATGTAGACTGGATTATGATTACTTATTTGATAGAGGTCTATATTCAAAAAATTGAAAACTGTAAATTTTCTTTTAAATACACGTGGAATAATTTATAG
- a CDS encoding proline--tRNA ligase, translated as MKVSELFMPTMKETPSDAEIESHKLMLRSGFMRQLSSGIYVYLPLGYRVLRKIENIVREEMDRAGAQEVHMSALMPKELWEESGRWAVFGPEMFKIKDRNEREYCLGPTHEEAFTYIVRNEVTSYRDLPKILYQIQTKFRDERRPRFGVMRCREFTMKDAYSFDMNEEGLDISYKKMYDAYVRIFKRCGLDVKIVEADTGAMGGSNSHEFMVPSSVGEAEIAYCKACGYAANLEKAECLDEPVENTEEIKQMQEVYTPNVRTIEELVNFLNIDAKRFVKTMIYRADDKFVAVLVRGDREVNETKLKNLLKANELELANAEDVERITGAKVGFAGPVGLSIEIYADNEVKYLKNFVVGSNKTDYHIKNVNLSDFKVTKFADLRNITQDDLCPKCLSQKVTIERGIEVGHIFKLGTKYTEAFNCVYTDEKGEKKLMIMGCYGIGINRTAAAIIEQMHDEDGIIWPITVAPYEVIVVPVNIKDEQQSKIAFEIYEDLQKKGVEVLIDDRDERAGVKFKDADLIGIPFRVTIGRKIADGRIEVRNRRTKESVEVDIESAVEFILNLINEEKARYKV; from the coding sequence ATGAAAGTATCTGAGCTTTTCATGCCAACAATGAAAGAGACACCTTCTGATGCCGAGATAGAATCACACAAACTTATGCTTCGCTCAGGTTTTATGAGACAGCTTTCATCAGGTATTTACGTTTATCTACCACTTGGATACAGGGTTTTGAGAAAGATTGAAAATATTGTGAGAGAAGAGATGGACAGAGCAGGTGCTCAAGAAGTGCACATGTCAGCTTTGATGCCAAAGGAGCTGTGGGAAGAGTCTGGCAGATGGGCAGTATTTGGGCCTGAGATGTTCAAGATAAAAGACAGAAATGAAAGAGAGTACTGCCTTGGACCAACCCACGAAGAGGCTTTTACTTACATTGTCAGAAATGAGGTTACATCCTACAGAGACCTTCCAAAGATTCTGTATCAGATTCAAACAAAGTTCAGGGATGAGAGAAGGCCAAGATTTGGTGTTATGCGCTGCAGAGAGTTTACAATGAAAGATGCATACTCTTTTGACATGAATGAGGAAGGCTTGGATATATCTTACAAGAAGATGTATGATGCATATGTTCGAATATTTAAAAGATGCGGACTTGATGTAAAGATTGTTGAAGCTGATACAGGTGCAATGGGTGGCTCAAACTCGCATGAGTTTATGGTACCATCATCTGTTGGTGAGGCAGAGATTGCATACTGCAAGGCATGTGGATATGCTGCAAACTTGGAAAAGGCAGAGTGTTTAGATGAACCTGTTGAAAATACCGAAGAGATAAAACAAATGCAAGAGGTCTACACTCCAAATGTAAGGACAATTGAAGAGCTTGTGAACTTTCTTAATATAGATGCAAAAAGATTTGTAAAGACAATGATATACAGGGCAGATGACAAGTTTGTTGCAGTTTTAGTTCGAGGCGACAGGGAGGTCAATGAAACAAAGCTCAAAAACCTTTTAAAAGCAAACGAACTTGAGCTGGCGAATGCTGAAGATGTCGAGAGGATAACTGGTGCAAAGGTCGGGTTTGCAGGGCCTGTTGGACTTTCAATAGAAATCTATGCTGACAATGAGGTAAAATATCTCAAAAACTTTGTGGTGGGTAGCAACAAGACAGATTATCATATAAAGAATGTAAATCTTTCGGATTTTAAAGTAACAAAGTTTGCAGATCTTAGGAATATAACACAAGACGATCTTTGTCCAAAATGCCTATCTCAAAAAGTCACAATTGAAAGAGGAATTGAAGTAGGGCATATTTTCAAGCTCGGCACTAAATACACAGAGGCTTTTAACTGTGTGTACACAGACGAAAAAGGCGAAAAGAAACTTATGATTATGGGCTGCTATGGGATTGGCATCAACAGGACTGCCGCTGCTATAATTGAGCAGATGCACGATGAGGACGGAATAATTTGGCCAATAACTGTTGCGCCATATGAGGTAATTGTGGTGCCTGTAAACATAAAGGATGAACAGCAGAGTAAGATAGCGTTTGAGATTTATGAAGATTTGCAGAAAAAAGGCGTTGAGGTTTTAATTGACGATAGAGATGAAAGGGCTGGTGTTAAGTTCAAGGATGCAGATTTGATAGGAATTCCGTTTAGAGTAACAATTGGAAGAAAAATAGCAGATGGGAGGATAGAGGTGCGAAACAGAAGAACAAAAGAGTCGGTTGAGGTGGACATAGAATCAGCAGTTGAGTTTATTCTAAATTTAATAAATGAGGAAAAAGCAAGGTACAAAGTGTAA
- a CDS encoding gamma-glutamyl-gamma-aminobutyrate hydrolase family protein, which produces MRVLVFGGFDLEKSRLYVVSSYLEVLLSLNAKVIIFPLSELAKGMIEEYINECECVLFCGGEDLHPRFYKKEPERGIRKINLLRDEIEIEAMRLSYEQNKRVLAICRGIQVMNVAFGGTLKQDIDKEGYISHFQDMDGRFGYHTVKINGRVLKAIFKREEILVNSFHHQAIETVAQGFLVEATSKDGVIEAISRHDRDFFVGVQWHPELMWKQDALQFELFKEFVKG; this is translated from the coding sequence ATGAGGGTATTAGTTTTTGGCGGTTTTGACCTTGAAAAGTCACGCCTTTACGTAGTAAGCAGCTATTTAGAGGTCCTGCTGAGCTTAAATGCTAAGGTTATTATCTTTCCACTCAGCGAGCTTGCAAAGGGAATGATAGAGGAGTACATAAATGAATGTGAGTGTGTACTTTTTTGTGGAGGTGAGGATTTACATCCGAGGTTTTATAAAAAAGAGCCAGAAAGAGGAATAAGAAAGATAAATCTTCTTCGAGATGAGATTGAGATTGAAGCAATGAGACTTTCATATGAGCAAAACAAAAGAGTTTTAGCTATATGCAGAGGTATTCAGGTGATGAATGTTGCTTTTGGGGGGACACTTAAGCAAGACATAGACAAAGAAGGCTATATAAGCCACTTTCAAGATATGGACGGCAGGTTTGGTTATCACACGGTAAAAATTAACGGAAGGGTTTTAAAGGCGATTTTTAAACGTGAAGAGATTTTAGTCAACTCATTTCATCATCAGGCAATTGAAACTGTAGCTCAAGGCTTTTTAGTGGAGGCAACATCAAAAGACGGTGTGATAGAGGCTATCTCGAGACATGATAGGGACTTTTTTGTGGGTGTGCAGTGGCATCCTGAGCTAATGTGGAAGCAAGATGCTTTGCAATTTGAGCTTTTCAAAGAGTTTGTCAAGGGGTGA
- a CDS encoding MCP four helix bundle domain-containing protein: MKLFNNMKISVKILSSFIVVLLLLSIVGIIGINSINKINYTYTEMYENNVKAFIYISNVLEGFERQRINSRNILLSRNKDEMNRYIQEISEIDQFYKSNLQLFEKTIKENDISNEYNKLKVLQVVE, encoded by the coding sequence ATGAAATTATTTAATAACATGAAAATATCTGTAAAAATTTTATCAAGTTTTATAGTAGTCTTACTCTTGCTAAGTATTGTTGGTATTATCGGGATAAATAGTATTAACAAGATTAATTATACATATACAGAAATGTACGAAAATAATGTCAAAGCCTTTATATACATAAGTAATGTTTTGGAAGGTTTTGAGAGACAAAGAATAAATTCAAGGAACATTTTACTTTCAAGAAATAAAGACGAAATGAACAGGTATATACAAGAAATTAGTGAAATAGATCAATTCTACAAAAGCAACTTACAACTGTTTGAAAAAACTATAAAGGAAAATGATATTAGCAATGAATATAACAAATTAAAAGTACTTCAAGTTGTTGAATAA
- a CDS encoding methyl-accepting chemotaxis protein yields the protein MARIDKKKAIDLLFDPNSARLVSNVQTSINNLYEMEKRYIENTKRQNDRVKSSTEIFMILVTICCIGLALFIGIFISNSISKPLNQMVYVAQQIADGNLTAEIKNESRDEIGQLASSFENMINSLNQLIAGIKSASEQVALGAKQLSDASQSLAEGASEQASVIEELNASIEEVSTQTKQNAHNVEEASKFANQVKGDARHGIEQMQEMIKAMEEINTVSSNISKIIKAIDEIAFQTNILALNAAVEAARAGSYGKGFAVVAEEVRNLATRSANAAKETSELIETTIKKIETGNIIAKQTQSALDKISSGVDKMVMIMNDILYSSREQSQAIEQITEGINQVANVVQTNSANAQQTAAASEELFSQSESLKALIERFKTRN from the coding sequence TTGGCAAGAATAGACAAAAAGAAAGCAATTGATTTGTTGTTTGATCCAAATTCAGCTAGACTTGTATCAAATGTACAAACTTCTATAAATAATCTATATGAAATGGAAAAACGATATATAGAAAACACAAAACGTCAAAATGATAGAGTCAAATCATCTACAGAAATATTTATGATACTTGTTACTATCTGTTGTATCGGTCTTGCATTGTTTATAGGCATTTTTATTTCTAACAGTATAAGCAAACCATTAAATCAAATGGTTTATGTCGCTCAGCAGATTGCAGATGGAAACCTTACCGCCGAGATAAAAAATGAATCTAGAGATGAGATAGGACAATTAGCATCAAGTTTTGAAAACATGATAAATAGCTTAAACCAGCTTATTGCTGGTATCAAATCAGCTTCAGAACAGGTTGCTCTTGGAGCAAAACAGTTATCTGATGCAAGCCAGAGCTTAGCTGAAGGTGCAAGTGAACAAGCAAGTGTAATTGAAGAACTGAATGCTTCTATTGAAGAAGTTTCCACTCAAACTAAGCAAAATGCACATAATGTTGAAGAAGCAAGTAAATTTGCAAATCAAGTCAAGGGTGATGCCCGACATGGTATTGAGCAAATGCAAGAAATGATAAAAGCGATGGAGGAAATAAATACTGTGTCAAGCAACATTTCAAAGATTATAAAAGCAATAGACGAAATAGCATTCCAAACAAACATTTTAGCTTTGAACGCAGCAGTTGAAGCTGCAAGAGCAGGTAGTTATGGCAAGGGTTTTGCTGTTGTCGCTGAAGAAGTCAGAAACTTAGCAACAAGAAGTGCAAACGCAGCAAAAGAAACAAGTGAGTTAATTGAAACTACTATCAAAAAGATAGAAACAGGAAACATCATTGCAAAGCAGACTCAGTCAGCTTTAGACAAGATAAGTAGTGGGGTAGATAAAATGGTAATGATAATGAATGATATTTTGTATTCATCACGAGAACAATCCCAAGCTATTGAACAGATTACAGAAGGAATAAATCAAGTCGCAAACGTTGTTCAAACCAATTCTGCAAATGCTCAACAAACTGCAGCAGCTAGTGAAGAATTATTTAGTCAATCAGAAAGTTTGAAAGCTTTAATCGAAAGGTTTAAAACAAGAAATTAA
- the xylB gene encoding xylulokinase, whose amino-acid sequence MYFIGIDVGTSGTKTILTDSKGNILATATFEYPLYQPQISWAEQNPEDWWDASVKGIKAVLEKSKVNPKEVKAVGLTGQMHGLVMLDKNYNVIRPSIIWCDQRTAKECDEITERVGRQRLIEITANPALTGFTASKILWVRNNEPQNYEKVYKILLPKDYIRFKLTGEFATDVSDASGMQLLDIKNRCWSDEVLQKLEIDKELLGRVYESPEVTGTISEEASKITGLAKGTLVVAGGGDQAAGAVGNGIVRTGVVSSTIGSSGVVFAHLDDFRIDPEGRVHTFCHAVPGKWHVMGVTQGAGLSLKWFRDNFAHIEKAAFEFIDKDPYILMDQEAELANPGADGLVFLPYLMGERTPILDPFAKGIFFGITAKHTRREFIRAVMEGVVFSLKNCLDILVEMGIEIKEIRVSGGGAKSKLWRQMQADIFEMDVWTLNSKEGPAFGAAILAAVGAGEYASVEEACDAMIQKVDVCRPNKELFDIYRKTYKLYNSIYPRIKDLFRQ is encoded by the coding sequence ATGTACTTTATTGGAATTGATGTCGGAACATCAGGTACGAAGACCATTTTGACGGATTCAAAAGGGAACATCTTAGCTACAGCTACTTTTGAGTATCCTCTTTACCAGCCTCAGATTAGTTGGGCTGAGCAAAACCCTGAAGACTGGTGGGATGCAAGTGTTAAAGGAATTAAAGCTGTGCTTGAAAAGTCCAAGGTAAACCCCAAGGAAGTCAAAGCTGTGGGACTTACCGGGCAGATGCACGGGCTTGTGATGCTTGACAAGAACTACAACGTCATAAGACCATCAATCATTTGGTGTGACCAGAGGACAGCAAAAGAATGTGATGAGATAACAGAAAGAGTTGGTAGGCAGAGGCTTATTGAGATAACAGCAAACCCTGCTTTAACAGGTTTTACTGCTTCTAAGATATTGTGGGTAAGAAACAATGAACCACAAAACTATGAAAAGGTTTATAAGATTTTATTGCCAAAGGACTATATAAGATTTAAGCTCACAGGCGAATTTGCAACAGATGTATCTGATGCTTCTGGTATGCAGCTTTTAGATATCAAAAATAGGTGCTGGTCTGATGAGGTGTTGCAAAAACTTGAAATAGACAAAGAACTCTTAGGTAGAGTGTATGAATCACCAGAGGTAACAGGGACGATATCAGAAGAAGCAAGCAAAATAACAGGTCTTGCGAAAGGAACACTTGTTGTTGCAGGTGGAGGAGACCAGGCAGCAGGTGCTGTTGGAAATGGAATTGTAAGAACAGGTGTTGTATCGTCAACAATTGGTTCATCCGGTGTTGTTTTCGCACACTTAGATGACTTTAGAATTGACCCTGAGGGTAGAGTTCATACGTTTTGTCATGCTGTGCCCGGCAAGTGGCATGTTATGGGCGTGACGCAGGGTGCAGGGCTTTCTTTAAAGTGGTTTAGAGACAACTTTGCTCACATCGAAAAGGCTGCATTTGAGTTTATTGACAAAGACCCATACATCTTGATGGACCAAGAAGCAGAGCTTGCAAACCCAGGAGCAGATGGACTTGTGTTTTTACCATACCTTATGGGAGAGAGAACACCAATCTTAGATCCCTTTGCAAAAGGGATTTTCTTTGGGATAACAGCAAAGCATACAAGAAGAGAATTTATAAGAGCTGTTATGGAAGGAGTTGTATTTTCTCTTAAAAACTGTCTTGACATCTTGGTTGAGATGGGGATTGAGATAAAAGAAATAAGAGTCTCTGGCGGTGGTGCAAAGAGCAAACTCTGGAGACAGATGCAGGCAGACATATTTGAGATGGATGTATGGACGTTAAATTCCAAAGAAGGTCCTGCATTTGGTGCGGCTATCTTGGCAGCTGTTGGAGCAGGAGAGTATGCTTCAGTCGAAGAAGCGTGTGATGCGATGATTCAAAAAGTAGATGTATGCAGGCCTAATAAAGAATTGTTTGATATTTACAGAAAGACTTATAAGCTATACAATAGTATATATCCGCGAATAAAGGATTTGTTTAGGCAATAA
- a CDS encoding HD-GYP domain-containing protein, protein MKTQKKLLRRSFEFLVILLICFPLGIQISKLFWKLKNPLFEYLQLASLSFAVFFFSIFYVLRYSAVLKRYRLSEKKQKLIINKLKEEKETIEKGYINSIQMNKEMTSIVKRLIDTQRVLKQKNEWLRSFFELTTEILSLSDAYEVIKLLGSFESKNLGFLRISVYFNNQDNVFKHLCYFGKKDPDEDLLLKKAREDVNIAYKMEQRDNLLKIAVPMISEEKCEGVCFFTIRCDFLEKEDISYYISICNFITIAIKNSIYYSNLKKQKLEIEDLYEKSTYVNEKLKETIEELNKSKVELEKKNAEIERFFYEIILCLSKAIEYKDLYTKGHCERVQSIALKIADELGLSEDEKDVLKVACLLHDIGKIGIKEEILNKKEPLLPQEYEEIKKHPLIGYNILKDLDFMERIQKVILQHHERVDGKGYPYGLKDDEIDLLARIISVADAYDAMTSDRPYRRAFTKDEALKELQRCAGSQFDKNIVEKLLSLAQKGMVMFL, encoded by the coding sequence TTGAAGACACAAAAGAAATTATTAAGACGATCTTTTGAATTTTTAGTAATTCTTCTCATCTGTTTTCCTTTGGGTATTCAAATTAGTAAACTCTTTTGGAAGCTAAAAAATCCCCTATTTGAATATCTTCAACTTGCAAGTCTTTCTTTTGCCGTATTTTTCTTTTCTATTTTCTATGTACTCAGATACAGTGCTGTTTTAAAACGATATCGACTCTCTGAGAAAAAGCAAAAACTCATTATTAACAAATTAAAGGAAGAAAAAGAAACTATTGAAAAGGGGTATATTAACAGTATTCAGATGAACAAGGAAATGACAAGTATTGTAAAAAGACTAATTGATACCCAAAGAGTACTCAAACAAAAAAATGAGTGGCTAAGAAGCTTTTTTGAGCTTACAACAGAGATTTTGAGCCTTTCAGATGCCTATGAAGTAATCAAACTACTGGGTAGTTTTGAAAGTAAGAACTTAGGATTTTTGAGAATTAGTGTATATTTCAATAATCAAGACAATGTATTTAAACATTTGTGTTATTTCGGGAAAAAAGACCCTGATGAAGATTTGCTGCTAAAAAAGGCAAGAGAAGATGTCAATATTGCTTACAAAATGGAGCAAAGGGATAATCTTCTTAAAATAGCTGTTCCAATGATATCAGAAGAGAAGTGTGAAGGCGTTTGCTTTTTTACCATTAGATGTGACTTTTTAGAAAAGGAAGATATAAGTTATTACATAAGTATATGCAATTTCATAACAATAGCAATCAAAAATTCAATTTACTATTCAAATCTAAAGAAGCAGAAATTAGAGATTGAGGATTTGTATGAGAAAAGTACATATGTTAACGAAAAATTAAAAGAGACTATCGAGGAGCTAAATAAGTCAAAGGTTGAGTTGGAAAAGAAAAATGCTGAGATAGAGAGATTTTTTTATGAAATAATCCTTTGTCTGTCAAAGGCAATTGAGTACAAGGATTTGTATACAAAAGGACATTGTGAACGGGTACAATCTATTGCTTTAAAGATTGCAGATGAGCTTGGACTTTCTGAGGATGAGAAAGATGTTTTAAAGGTTGCCTGTCTTCTTCATGATATCGGTAAGATTGGTATCAAGGAGGAGATATTAAATAAAAAAGAGCCTTTATTACCTCAAGAGTATGAGGAAATAAAAAAACATCCGTTAATCGGATACAACATACTAAAGGATTTAGACTTTATGGAGAGAATACAAAAAGTTATCTTGCAGCATCATGAAAGGGTGGATGGCAAAGGTTATCCGTATGGCTTGAAAGACGATGAGATTGATTTGTTGGCAAGAATAATTTCTGTTGCAGACGCATATGATGCTATGACATCAGACAGGCCTTATCGCAGAGCTTTTACTAAGGATGAGGCTTTGAAGGAACTTCAAAGATGTGCAGGAAGCCAGTTTGATAAAAATATTGTAGAAAAACTTCTTAGTTTGGCACAAAAAGGAATGGTGATGTTTTTATAG
- a CDS encoding ANTAR domain-containing response regulator, with protein MYKVILAIRNKKLFATVKSSLIENGYSIADTASDFSDCLRKIRVLKPDVVIMEYGFSIGSMVEIIDILKNDKICPVVILANQAQKSNIESVILEDDEFNVFLYSPFNKWAFISFVEMVVRNWSRLRKLEEHIKKLQDDLETRKLVERAKGILMKELKLDEELAMRKLQKLSMDHQMPIKEVARRIIEWKMNNKQ; from the coding sequence ATGTATAAAGTAATCTTGGCCATAAGAAATAAAAAGCTATTTGCCACTGTTAAAAGTTCTTTAATAGAAAATGGATACTCTATCGCAGATACAGCTTCTGATTTTTCTGACTGTCTCAGAAAGATAAGGGTGTTAAAACCTGATGTAGTAATTATGGAATATGGATTTAGTATAGGAAGTATGGTTGAGATAATAGATATTCTTAAAAATGACAAAATATGCCCTGTTGTAATTCTTGCAAACCAGGCACAAAAGTCTAACATAGAGAGTGTTATTTTAGAGGATGATGAATTTAATGTATTTTTATACAGTCCATTTAACAAATGGGCTTTTATTTCTTTTGTTGAGATGGTGGTTAGAAATTGGTCAAGATTAAGAAAATTGGAAGAACACATAAAAAAACTGCAGGATGATTTAGAGACAAGAAAACTTGTTGAAAGAGCAAAAGGAATCTTGATGAAAGAGCTAAAGCTTGATGAGGAGCTTGCAATGAGAAAACTTCAAAAACTCAGCATGGACCACCAAATGCCTATTAAAGAAGTTGCAAGAAGAATCATAGAATGGAAGATGAACAATAAACAGTAG
- a CDS encoding mechanosensitive ion channel family protein yields MTYQKIGEILLKYSGKIIYSIIILVVGVVLLKFSNKMLERWKNREKSSVIPFNQKRIDTLAALFKSIVKYSIYFIMIVLILENFNVSIKTILAVAGIGGLAIGFGAQSLIRDVIAGLFLIIEDQLSVGDYVTIDGRSGIVKEMGIKTIKIQDYNGSVHIIPNGSIGAITNWSRHNSKAIVDVKLNTKMSYDEVSQKLKEVFEKIEKEFEDDIVTPPQILGIVDTNWIEYTLRIVTETKPLKHWDVEREMRKKIIEKLFLN; encoded by the coding sequence ATGACATATCAAAAGATTGGGGAAATACTTTTAAAGTACAGTGGTAAGATAATATACTCTATAATTATCTTGGTGGTTGGCGTTGTACTTCTAAAATTTTCAAATAAGATGCTTGAAAGATGGAAAAATAGAGAAAAAAGCAGTGTAATTCCATTTAACCAAAAACGGATAGATACTCTTGCGGCACTTTTTAAGAGTATTGTAAAATACTCTATATACTTTATTATGATTGTGCTTATACTTGAAAATTTTAATGTTTCAATCAAAACAATATTAGCAGTAGCTGGAATTGGAGGTTTGGCAATAGGTTTTGGTGCGCAGAGCCTTATTCGAGATGTCATAGCAGGGCTTTTTCTGATAATCGAAGACCAGCTATCTGTTGGTGACTATGTGACAATTGACGGGCGAAGTGGAATTGTAAAAGAGATGGGTATTAAAACCATCAAGATTCAGGATTATAACGGCTCAGTCCATATTATACCAAATGGTTCAATAGGTGCTATTACCAACTGGTCAAGGCACAACTCTAAGGCAATTGTTGATGTGAAGTTAAATACAAAGATGAGTTATGACGAGGTTTCTCAAAAACTAAAAGAGGTGTTTGAGAAGATTGAAAAGGAGTTTGAAGATGACATTGTAACACCGCCACAGATTTTAGGTATTGTTGATACTAACTGGATAGAATACACTTTAAGGATTGTGACTGAAACCAAACCGCTAAAACACTGGGATGTTGAAAGAGAGATGAGAAAGAAGATTATAGAAAAACTGTTTTTAAACTAA
- a CDS encoding cyclase family protein, with protein sequence MKIIDVSLDISNETISFPGDPKVEVKRVFDITKGDIATVSKLSLSSHTATHIDAPAHFIKGGLTVDKIPLEHLMGKVKIFEVPEEDKITRSFLEKKHIEREKAIFFKTKNSHYLNSSNFYQKYTSLSLDAAEYLIEKGIKVVGIDYLSIEEYGSDEYPVHKILLSHGVLVIEGLNLLGVKEGKYEFIALPLRIKGCDGAPARVVLIEK encoded by the coding sequence ATGAAGATAATCGATGTAAGCCTTGACATCTCCAATGAGACCATTTCATTTCCAGGTGATCCCAAAGTAGAAGTAAAAAGAGTTTTTGACATCACAAAAGGTGATATTGCAACAGTGAGCAAACTCTCTTTGTCTTCACATACAGCAACACATATAGACGCACCTGCACATTTTATAAAAGGTGGGCTGACAGTTGACAAAATTCCTCTTGAACACCTAATGGGCAAGGTAAAGATTTTCGAGGTGCCAGAAGAGGATAAAATAACAAGGAGTTTTCTTGAGAAAAAGCATATTGAAAGAGAGAAAGCTATATTTTTCAAGACAAAAAACTCACATTATTTAAATTCGAGCAATTTTTATCAAAAATATACGAGTCTCTCACTTGATGCAGCAGAGTATCTCATAGAAAAAGGTATAAAGGTGGTAGGGATTGATTATCTTTCTATCGAAGAATATGGTTCGGATGAATACCCAGTCCATAAAATCCTTCTTTCCCACGGCGTTTTAGTTATTGAAGGTTTGAATCTTCTTGGAGTTAAAGAAGGCAAGTATGAATTTATAGCTCTACCGCTTAGGATAAAAGGTTGTGATGGAGCGCCTGCAAGAGTGGTTCTGATAGAGAAGTAG
- a CDS encoding cache domain-containing protein has protein sequence MGKNSIKWTIALTFIGIILISTTVLEFIAYNISKKALTNLGIAALKNKVNMGIAFMEVLETQVQKGKLSREEAQEIFRSKMLNIRLESK, from the coding sequence GTGGGTAAGAACAGTATTAAATGGACAATTGCTTTGACATTTATTGGAATCATTTTGATTAGTACAACTGTCTTAGAATTTATAGCCTACAATATCTCCAAAAAAGCTCTCACAAATTTAGGAATAGCTGCACTAAAAAATAAAGTAAATATGGGAATTGCTTTTATGGAAGTATTAGAAACACAAGTGCAGAAAGGAAAATTAAGTAGAGAAGAAGCTCAAGAGATATTTAGATCCAAAATGTTAAATATTCGTCTAGAGAGTAAGTAA